From the genome of Lotus japonicus ecotype B-129 chromosome 6, LjGifu_v1.2, one region includes:
- the LOC130725377 gene encoding putative F-box protein At1g67623, with protein sequence MAKARGDSFAGRSAPRVPPTGSAPRAHVAAHVEHPPQNTYSRLVKRARSKRRRTCYKGLCSTAAITTLSRDLLIEVVAIVASRSFIDLHTIKMRSKDFLDAAEDSYVWRRVSLDTFPLIQWIPNDKTLSFLNRCKEYENMESLYREGLLKYFGYPNGNIDGLGILKEAAQKGHKEAKYVCGMISLSSEDDDLRKQGLEHMHFLRMSKCVLSSRNKVKKLLGSMWKNNGMLRRNQSPLCNSKSTCKGWRVKTGREELIDDDDDDVDDIGLCEYCRWDHE encoded by the coding sequence ATGGCTAAAGCGAGAGGTGACAGTTTTGCAGGTCGTTCTGCACCACGCGTTCCACCTACTggatccgctcctagagcacatGTAGCTGCTCATGTCGAGCACCCACCACAAAACACTTATTCAAGATTAGTAAAGAGGGCAAGGAGTAAGAGACGCCGCACTTGTTATAAAGGTCTCTGCTCCACTGCTGCCATAACAACACTTTCAAGAGACTTATTAATAGAGGTGGTTGCAATCGTGGCCTCACGCTCCTTCATCGACCTTCACACCATCAAAATGCGTTCTAAAGATTTTCTTGACGCTGCTGAAGATAGCTACGTTTGGCGTAGAGTTTCTTTGGACACATTCCCGTTAATCCAGTGGATTCCCAATGACAAAACGCTATCGTTCTTAAACCGTTGCAAGGAGTATGAAAACATGGAAAGCTTGTATAGAGAAGGGTTGTTGAAATATTTTGGTTATCCAAATGGAAATATTGATGGTCTTGGGATCTTGAAGGAAGCCGCTCAAAAGGGTCACAAGGAAGCAAAATATGTGTGTGGTATGATTTCATTAAGCTCTGAAGACGATGATTTGAGAAAACAAGGACTTGAGCATATGCATTTTTTGAGGATGTCCAAGTGTGTCCTAAGCTCCAGAAACAAAGTGAAAAAGTTATTGGGCTCTATGTGGAAAAATAATGGAATGCTCAGGCGCAATCAAAGCCCTCTCTGTAACTCCAAGAGCACATGTAAAGGGTGGAGAGTGAAAACAGGTCGGGAGGAATTAATAGATGATGATGACGatgatgttgatgatattgGCTTATGTGAGTATTGTAGATGGGATCATGAGTGA
- the LOC130725378 gene encoding stigma-specific STIG1-like protein 1 has protein sequence MALAITLSATSLESEEPNMLRGASRFLTQKYQRGEPLTCDKYPKICNVKGSAGPDCCKNKCVNLSTDEYNCGRCGKKCGFSKMCCQGKCVNPRTNEKHCGRCGNKCDNRGSCVYGMCSYA, from the coding sequence ATGGCTTTGGCCATCACCCTGTCAGCAACATCTTTAGAAAGTGAAGAACCGAACATGCTTCGAGGAGCAAGTAGGTTCCTTACTCAGAAATATCAGAGGGGGGAGCCATTGACATGTGACAAATACCCCAAGATTTGCAATGTTAAAGGCAGCGCAGGCCCTGATTGCTGCAAGAACAAATGTGTGAACCTTTCCACGGATGAATATAACTGTGGGAGGTGTGGGAAGAAATGTGGGTTTTCAAAGATGTGCTGCCAAGGTAAGTGCGTGAATCCTAGAACCAACGAGAAGCATTGTGGGAGATGTGGCAACAAGTGTGACAACCGAGGTTCATGTGTTTATGGGATGTGCAGCTATGCATAG